From Streptomyces sp. TLI_105, the proteins below share one genomic window:
- the fabI gene encoding enoyl-ACP reductase FabI gives MSGILEGKRILITGVLMESSIAFHAAKLAQEQGAEIILTAWPRPTLTERIAKKLPKPENVKVLELDVSNDEHLARLEGQVREHLGDRLDGIVHSIGFAPQDALGGNFLNTPFESVATAMHVSAFSLKSLTMALLPLMSEGGSVVGLTFDAKFAWPQYDWMGPAKAALEATSRYMARDLGKQNIRCNLISAGPLGSMAAKSIPGFGELASVWDSRSPLEWELSDPEPAGRGIVALLSDWFPKTTGEIIHVDGGLHAIGA, from the coding sequence ATGAGCGGAATTCTCGAGGGCAAGCGCATCCTCATCACCGGTGTGCTGATGGAGTCCTCCATCGCCTTCCACGCCGCGAAGCTGGCCCAGGAGCAGGGTGCGGAGATCATCCTCACCGCCTGGCCCCGGCCGACGCTGACCGAGCGCATCGCCAAGAAGCTCCCCAAGCCCGAGAACGTCAAGGTCCTGGAGCTCGACGTCTCCAACGACGAGCACCTCGCCCGCCTGGAGGGCCAGGTCCGCGAGCACCTGGGCGACCGCCTCGACGGCATCGTGCACTCCATCGGCTTCGCGCCGCAGGACGCGCTCGGCGGCAACTTCCTGAACACGCCGTTCGAGTCCGTGGCCACCGCCATGCACGTCTCCGCCTTCTCCCTGAAGTCGCTGACCATGGCGCTGCTGCCGCTGATGTCCGAGGGCGGTTCGGTCGTCGGCCTCACCTTCGACGCCAAGTTCGCCTGGCCGCAGTACGACTGGATGGGCCCGGCCAAGGCCGCCCTGGAGGCCACCAGCCGCTACATGGCGCGCGACCTCGGCAAGCAGAACATCCGCTGCAACCTGATCTCGGCGGGCCCGCTCGGCTCCATGGCCGCGAAGTCCATCCCGGGCTTCGGCGAGCTGGCCTCCGTGTGGGACAGCCGTTCCCCGCTGGAGTGGGAGCTCTCGGACCCGGAGCCGGCCGGCCGCGGCATCGTCGCGCTGCTCTCGGACTGGTTCCCGAAGACCACGGGCGAGATCATCCACGTGGACGGCGGTCTGCACGCCATCGGCGCGTAA